Within Spinacia oleracea cultivar Varoflay chromosome 4, BTI_SOV_V1, whole genome shotgun sequence, the genomic segment CATGactacaaagccaaacaaaacaTATCAGTAAGACTTACGGTGGTTACTCGACGATGAAAAGGTAGCATAAACAGTACTTGTCGTTGTAGTCAGGGAAGCTAATGGAGTCCAAGGGCCAAGTATGCATTTGCTTCAACTTCCAAACAAGAGCTGCATTATACTGCGTGTCCCTCCAATGTAGAACGTACTCCACAGCTGCTATCTGGAATGAGGAGACCGTATTATGTTAGTACAATAAAATGAGTGAAGTCAATGTTCTTAAACTCCCACCAAACCAGGTTAAGTAAAAACTAAGTAAAAACTACATATCACATGATTAGATACCAATTTTTTAACATCCCCAGAATGCTCGGAAGCAGGATTAGTATACATGCTGTCAATGAACCATCTCTTCTGGTCTTTCAGTGCAAAAGCAACACACCACCAATGTCCGTTGTCCACAATTGGAACATAGACCTGGACATGATAATTACAAATTCTTACAAATCGCATATCTGTGTGTCGCGGACAATTAATACACCAAAAACTAAAATAACAAATTGTACAAGGACGTTCCTAAAAAAGAAGACAGATCCCGAACTGACCAAATAGAGAGCAATCATTCAACGTAAAAGGCATGTAGGaacttatttccgaatccttaaAATACGGCCTCATCACTCAGTTATTAGTCCGAAAATAGTCAGACACATGTTGTTGGCATATATTACCAACCAGAGTAATCAGACATCTAAACATGGAGTAAAAAGACTAATTAGACTTACCACAGATATATCAGCTGACACAATCTTCTGGAGAGGGGTGGACCACTTCTTCAGCAGACCAGCATATGTTTCCCTCGTCTTTAATTTCTGATACTGTAAAGCACAACAACCAATAACTAAGCAACCTCGTACGCTTACTTTATTGGTTTCATTAATGGTGAATATTAGGAGAACATACCGCAAATGAGGAGTCTAGCATGATTCTGCGAGAATTCGTTGGGTATTCTAGAGCCCATTCCCTGTTGTATATGTTTGCAACGGCCCGAACGTACTGGGAATGCACGTACTCCCTAGGACGCACAACCGAGTAGCACATCATCTGATTTGCATCATTACCATCACACTCGATAAGCATGGCCCCCCTGCAAACATAAAATACAGATACAAGTGATTATCATTACATAAATGTACAACGTACATTAGTGTATACAACGTACTTAAGTGTTACATGAGTAAAAGTTGTAGAACGTACTGCTCTTTCCCTTTAGGATTGTATGACTCCACATAAGCTACTACGTCACTCTCAAGTTTTGTCATTCGTACTCGCGTCTGCCGATTGCGTGTTTTTGGGTTTGTTCTCGGAATCCTTAGGATCAATTTCTCCCGTGGTCGTTCTTGGTCATCAGTTTGGAGATTCTCATCAGTGGTCTTCCCTTCAGTGGGGTTATCTTGACTGGTGTTCTCTTCACTGTTCTTATCTTCAGAGGGGTTCTCTTGAGCGATGTTCTCCAAGGGCGATGCTGCAACCGTTCCTTGCACAGGACCATTAGCCGGTCcctcatcatcgtcatcatccctGTTATTCGGCCCCCCATCCTTGACGCCACCATCCTGCTCTTCCGGCTCCTCAACATTCTCCTCACCATTGTCTTCATCATCCTCTTTGTCTTCAACTACACCCAGCTGTCCCACCTTCTCCGATGACATTCCATCTGAAGGTGGCCCGTCACCAGATTGAACCTGTCCGTGCTGATGTGTCTGGTCGACCAGGTGCTTGCTTGTTTCTGGCTCAGTTGCTACTACACCAACATCATCAGCAGTGTGGACCAAAGGTACATCACCGTGGCTGACAGCAGTGTGGACCAAAGGTACATCACCGTGGCTGACCGGGTCTAGGGGATTCATAACTGGCACACTCCCATGAGGGCCCACAAATACACGTCCCCCATCAGACGGTTGCAACTCCACATCGGAATCGTCATCGGCATCCAACTCTGTAAGCACCTTATTGACAGACTTGTCCAACGGCATAGCCACACCATCAACATCTATCGTCAAATGATCGGTAGCATGATATGACCTCATTCCTCTTTCACGGGATACGCCCCGGCGATCTTGCAATAATGGAGCAAGCTGCCCCATAacctaaacagaaaaaaaaaaggtaaagtaATTCATACACACAGACATGACTCCTCCAGACCTTGGTGAGTACTATTTTTTACTAGTTAAACATGTATGCCTGTTTATCACTAACACTCAATATTTGATAATTATCCCACTACAGAGAGTACCAAACAACATCAATATCATTCATATGGTACACCTAAAGACATTTATGAGTACTATTTGAAATCCTTAAACATTTATGGCTATTAATCACTAACATCAACATAAAATTGAGGAAAGCGTTTAACTTCCCATACCATCTCTGTGACCTCCTGAGCTAGGGTGCGTCTCCATTCTGAAGAAGTCATCTGTGCTACCATCTCAGCAACCTCTACTGCGGGAGACCGTCTACCCTCCCTGCCGTAAAGGGGATGAGGATCCCCGTACACAACATCAACAGTCTGGAAAGATTATAAAAGGAATAGATTTCAGTCAGATTAGATAATACAAAATTTAATATGACAAATACGACCGACTAACAACCAGTTACCCACCGTAATCCTTCCATAATCTTCACTCGCTTTCCTATCCCGGTTCTTGGCCTCATCCACTTCCTCCTGTGTCCAGGCTTTGATCCTGGGAAACTCATCCCATCTCACAGGATGCCTGCATAAATGGTCTAGGTAGAAAATCTGTAAAACAAATCCACTTTCAGGTAAGATACTGTAATATAAGACAGGATACTAACACCACAACAATAACAGTATTAACCTTTTAtataatttaaaacattaaatatttcAGTAAGATAGACGCACCagcaaaaacaacacacaaccacCAGTCCCAGCGGCATACCCCTGATGGTCTATCTTCCGCTGACAGGCGTCTCCGTAGTCTAAAAGCCATGTGTGACAAAACTCACACCAATTGTACAATGATGCATTCTTTGCCACGGAAACTGCACCTAGCAATTTTAAAGACATGTTACCCCCATCGGTAGAAGGACATAAAATCTGCCCCAGCAACACAAtcatgaaattttccatgaacgAGGCCCTATCACGCTGATTAGCCAGGGGCTTTATCTTTCCTTCACCGTCAACCGGCCCTGCCAATTCCTTTACAGATTTTGCTATGATTATTGTGCTCTTTGAGGTTGATGTATTCTTTTCACCATACTTGAGGGCCATCGCTTTAAGGGTGCCTGGAGGAAGATCAGACTCCTTCACTGGCACCGGAAGACCGCTGTTCTGGAATCCGAATACATATTCCCAATGGGAAGCAGTTATCGGCAACACATGGCCGTCCCCTCCAACAAGGTAACTGTTACCCCCATCCAACCGGGACATCAGCCAGTAGCACAGCTGCCTAGGTAGCTTGGATATTTTCAAATCCAATATCCCCCCGAAACCCATTTTCCTAACGCAACTTCTCCTTGACTCATTAAAAGCAGCAATAATCTTAGAAAATGCATCCGTGCGACAGATAACGCTTGGTTGCTACACATAATAGTTTaagtaaaaaattgaaattatcaACTGACAAAACCTAATCAAAATACACAATTCATCTTTAAATAAAGGATCAATAGTACCTTCCGGCCACAATTAGCCCGCTGAGTAGCAACTACCACGCCGTGAAACTTCGCATACTCACCCCTAGACATAGGATGTTTCGGAATTGGTACCTAAATATGAAAAAAACATTAGCATCAACTACATAGAAAAAACATTATTATACCATAAAAATCCTTAAAAACAatgaataaatttcaaaattatatACCCGCACAAACATCCTCCTGTTATTCCCTCTGATTGCCTTCTGTTTTGCAGGGGGCTTTCCTTTTGCTACCCctgtttcatcaaacttcctacCCATCTGCTTCATCGCAGGAAGTATCGTCTTCTTCACAGGTCTCCTTCCCTCGTCAACATCATCATAATCCTCTCTACGCCTCTTCCGCATCATCTGcagatgtgccttcttcttcaAAGCATTCTGCCCGACCTCCTTCCAACTCTTCCCTCTTTTCTGAACGCGAACAACAACATCCTCTCCTTCATCTTCATACCCACCATCCATATATTCACCGTCTTCGTCTTCTatatcttcttcctcctctactTCATCGTATGAAATAACCCTCCTGCTTTAAGCAGATTGCCTTTTCTTTGGCGCACGTTTCACTGTTCTCTGGCATAATTCATCCTCGAATTCTTCGTCCTCATATATCTCATCCTCATATTCATCATCTTCAACATCTTCATATGCATCCCCGTCAAAAACAGATTCTTCACTGTCATCCCCAGACAGCGATCGCccttcctcatcttcttccattTCTTCATCGACGACAGGGTCTTTGCCCTTTAGCTTACTATTCCGAGCAACTTCCACGCGTTTTTCCTTAAAAACAATATTGAAATACATATCTTGTTAATAAACGTATAACAATATACATACTATCAATTATCAGCAAATACGATACACTCATAAAATGAGCAGTGACACTCACCCTAGGTTTGCTGCTGCTACCACTTTGTCCCTTGATAACCATCCTACAAATACAATTTTACCAATCATTATACCATGCATACCTTCGATATAACAGTACCAAACACATTGGTAATTTAGGTTTGGTACCAAAGAAAATACCAAATCATATATCCTTTACCTAAATGTACCAAAATATGTAATATTTTCCATTTGGTACCTGATCAAGTACcaaacaacaataaaacaaacaaaggtAGTTTTAAAAGCATGCCATCACACGAATTAAATATTAATCAGGCACCCCTTCATATCAGTTTAACTTTACCTAAACGAAGGCTTATCAAATTACTTAATTCGACTTGGAAAGtaattcaacaacaaacatcaCAGTATAAAATTCGCATAATAACCACAAATTAACCACTAATTAACCCCAAATATGAAAATTCCATAAAATAGCTACTTCATCACTAAATTAAATATACACACTTAAATTTCCATAACAAGAGCTACTTCAAGTAATTAGAacataattgtgaaaaaaattcACTTTCAATTCATCAGCAACACAATTGTCAAACAAAATGGTGaaaccctaaaaatcaaatcagccCCAAAAAACTGTGAAAacataaaatattaccaaaacaaGAACTAAACATCAATTCATACAGAAAAAAATTAACTTCACCTGGAAAAGTTGAGCAGTTCGTTAGTTAACAAATATCACCGATTATAATCGCCCTGGCAAACACCCTTTTTGGAAGGTATGAATTGGAAACCGGTCACGAAGTGGCTAACCTTCTAACGAGAGGCTGACAATTTGGGCAGTTCTTGCCGGAGAATTTGGAGGGAGAACAATTGAGCGGGAGAGCACGCAAGGAGGAAGAAGACGAAAGAACCGTATTTTGAAAAGAAACTGTAAAAATGAAACCCACCTGATTTTTTACattacattaaattaataatcagtaaattataaaatagaaataaaagaaaaactgaaatttaaaaaaaaaaatttgaaattcaaattttggaacagatttttagagagagaagttgaaAATATCTGAAGTTGTAATTGATGGTGGGTCACCCACCTTTACTCCACTTAAAATTACCAACATGTCCCTAGTATATCATTGTTATGGTATACCCAGTATCGATTTAGACAACCTCCAAACCATGACAAATACTTGATGAGGTGGAATGTGTCGGGAAAAATGAAATTCAACAATTCAGTTTGACAGAGTACATAGAGGATAGTTCACCATATAAGgcctagacctggttattggacggGGTAGCCCAATGGATATAACCGTATAAGGGTCGGGCCAATTTTAAAAGGGTCTTGACCCTTTATCTTTTGATTGGACAGGGACCTTATAGGGTCTTTGCATATAGGGTTTTTATAGGGTATTTTATAAAAGTCCAATAACACTAAATGAAAATACCAAGGGTCAAAAAAAATACCCACTTACCCAGGTTGCAAGAAAATCGTAGTGCTTCATTCATCAAGTATTTGTCATGGTTTGTGCTCCCCATCCAAACCTTTCCCCGGCCCTTTCACATGCAAGAACTTTCAATTGTCTTAACGAACCCCATTTGATCAGCTAGGCCATTTAGACCATTCCAACGCCTCCATATTATGTAATTCATCACTTTTACAAGATTAGCTGCTTTTAATAGTTACGGTGAAAAAAACATATCCTATAAAATCCCATATTAGTAGTCATTACCTCATGAACGAACAGGGCAAAAAACTAGTTCATACAGTATTTGTGACCATTTACAACTTCCAAGCTCCTGCTTGTGTTAGTTACTACGGTTCTTTTTTAAGGAAAGCTTAAAAATACTCTCAGCCAGTTATTCTGaacatttccatttccgataacaaAAACCTCTGAATTTCTATAGACAACAGACTGTCGAATGCCAAAAGAGGGAACTTATAGACAGCTTCATAAAATAAACAGccttagttatttattgcttgtGTAGTTGTGTCATGTATACAGATGGAAGGTATGATACGATTGTAAAACCAACCACCATACAAGTAAAAGAATGGATGGAATTACAACATCTAACAATTGTGGAACAAATACAAATGAAATTATATAGACCAATTACAAACCAACAAGAACCTTAGGTAACTGATCTATTCACTTAAGTAGATGGCGAGCACGCTGGTTAGCCCCTTTCACCCTGGAGTTTAACTCATCCATGTCTGTGTCAAGATGATCAAGAGCTTTGTTTTGCCTGCATTCACAAAGTCCATCATAACTTATAAAGACGAGTAGTAGCACGAAACTAGCTGAGTACAAATTAAAAGTAAAGCAAAACTTAAAATAAAACTTCCAGACTTCTTATTTAAGGTGACAGCAAAAAATTACCTATTGAGTTCAGACCCCATATCCACTGCCATACCCTTGAGATCACCCAGAATATTACTTAAATCTGAAAGAGCATCATCTTGTTTTTCCTTTTCCAACTGATTACATATacagaataaaataaaatttcagaATCAAGAATCAAATGTGCTAAAGTAATTATTTCTAAAAATTTGATCAAAATACTAGTGCAACTCCACTTTACAGACCTCAACTTTCTGCATGGTTGCTGATTGTTCAGAAGGCGGTGTTTTACTACTTGGCTTTCCATTTGGTACAGGAGCACCCTTTAACTTCTCTTTCTGCTCTTTTGTTGCACTTTTGGATGGTGCATCTGCCAAAATAATGAACAAAAATCTCCATTAAACAACTACACATTTTGTATTCATGATCCATGAACAAGACATGGAAACAAAAGAGATGAATGTATCCCCAAACAACATGAATCAGGTGAAAAAGACCTGGTGTAGAAAGCGGCCCTGTTATGCTGCGAGTCTTCTTTGGCTTCCATGTCTTGGAGAACATTCCACCAAGACTGTTTAGCAGCTTTTCTCCCTGAAAATATcatatcaaaagaacaaaaaaagtatttgtcCATCAGAGTAACGCTTTGGATAAAGTAAtataagcaaaagcctttttttCAATCTACCAAGCCTTTTACACATGGTCTTCTACATAACCTATAGCTATGTGGCGTAGAAAGCACTGTAGCACACAGCACAAAATCACTCAAGGGGTATCTATAATGGAACAACATAAACATCATTCACAACTACATCTTCCATGACCATATGAATATAAGTTCAGTTCTTATACTTACCAGCTTCCTATATGACAACTGACAAGGCTCTACAATATCAAGTTTATTGGTTTCCAGATTCGTTTCTGTTCTACTTACACATTGAGCTGAGGAACAAATCATTGCACATATTTCCACGTTTTTCAGTTCGTATATGCATTTGTACCATTTATTCCGGAAGATACGACCTAAATAAGATATAACTAGTTGTAGAAACGTGAAAGTACAGAAATCAAAACACCAATAATATGCACTCTTAACATCACACAGCTAACAACTAATTCATTCATTTAATTGTTATTAGGCCTTTACTCCAATAATCAGCAACAAACAAATACACAAGCAATTATCGCGAAAGTTAAATCATTGATGCCTCTCAAGGCCCATATAACTAACTGGTAAAACTAGCAAACTGTGTCCATTGCCATACATGATAGAAGCAAAGATATACCTTGCTCAAATCC encodes:
- the LOC110801924 gene encoding uncharacterized protein, encoding MDGGYEDEGEDVVVRVQKRGKSWKEVGQNALKKKAHLQMMRKRRREDYDDVDEGRRPVKKTILPAMKQMGRKFDETGVAKGKPPAKQKAIRGNNRRMFVRVPIPKHPMSRGEYAKFHGVVVATQRANCGRKQPSVICRTDAFSKIIAAFNESRRSCVRKMGFGGILDLKISKLPRQLCYWLMSRLDGGNSYLVGGDGHVLPITASHWEYVFGFQNSGLPVPVKESDLPPGTLKAMALKYGEKNTSTSKSTIIIAKSVKELAGPVDGEGKIKPLANQRDRASFMENFMIVLLGQILCPSTDGGNMSLKLLGAVSVAKNASLYNWCEFCHTWLLDYGDACQRKIDHQGYAAGTGGCVLFLLIFYLDHLCRHPVRWDEFPRIKAWTQEEVDEAKNRDRKASEDYGRITTVDVVYGDPHPLYGREGRRSPAVEVAEMVAQMTSSEWRRTLAQEVTEMVMGQLAPLLQDRRGVSRERGMRSYHATDHLTIDVDGVAMPLDKSVNKVLTELDADDDSDVELQPSDGGRVFVGPHGSVPVMNPLDPVSHGDVPLVHTAVSHGDVPLVHTADDVGVVATEPETSKHLVDQTHQHGQVQSGDGPPSDGMSSEKVGQLGVVEDKEDDEDNGEENVEEPEEQDGGVKDGGPNNRDDDDDEGPANGPVQGTVAASPLENIAQENPSEDKNSEENTSQDNPTEGKTTDENLQTDDQERPREKLILRIPRTNPKTRNRQTRVRMTKLESDVVAYVESYNPKGKEQGAMLIECDGNDANQMMCYSVVRPREYVHSQYVRAVANIYNREWALEYPTNSRRIMLDSSFAYQKLKTRETYAGLLKKWSTPLQKIVSADISVIAAVEYVLHWRDTQYNAALVWKLKQMHTWPLDSISFPDYNDNHACGIVMLMAIQESARAFTKTMQVGDISIAREALFLSHLNSDFNSCRPLLPQIVATHCPVR
- the LOC110801919 gene encoding putative SNAP25 homologous protein SNAP30, giving the protein MFGFKKKGAGSTAASPAHPDAESGLRSRRTSSEPISIAQALDGDLENKSVQELESYAVNKSEETTKSVNNCLKIAEDIREDATRTLETLHQQGEQIHRTHEMAVGIDQDLSKGEKLLNSLGGMFSKTWKPKKTRSITGPLSTPDAPSKSATKEQKEKLKGAPVPNGKPSSKTPPSEQSATMQKVELEKEKQDDALSDLSNILGDLKGMAVDMGSELNRQNKALDHLDTDMDELNSRVKGANQRARHLLK
- the LOC130459079 gene encoding uncharacterized protein — encoded protein: MVIKGQSGSSSKPREKRVEVARNSKLKGKDPVVDEEMEEDEEGRSLSGDDSEESVFDGDAYEDVEDDEYEDEIYEDEEFEDELCQRTVKRAPKKRQSA